The Pseudomonas sp. DG56-2 genome contains a region encoding:
- the gdhA gene encoding NADP-specific glutamate dehydrogenase, which produces MIESVEDFLARLKQRDPAQPEFHQAVEEVLRSLWPFLEANPHYLQAGILERMVEPERAILFRVSWVDDSGKVHVNRGYRIQMSSAIGPYKGGLRFHRSVNLGVLKFLAFEQVFKNSLTSLPMGGGKGGSDFDPKGKSDAEVMRFCQAFMSELYRHIGADLDVPAGDIGVGAREIGYMFGQYKRLANQFTSVLTGKGMTYGGSLIRPEATGYGCVYFAEEMLKRQDLRIDGRRVAISGSGNVAQYAARKVMDLGGKVISLSDSEGTLYCEAGMTDEQWDAVMELKNVKRGRISELAERFGLEFLKGQTPWSLTCDIALPCATQNELNGEDARTLLRNGCICVAEGANMPTTLDAVDIFIDAGILFAPGKASNAGGVAVSGLEMSQNAMRLLWTAGEVDSKLHNIMQSIHHACVHYGEENGRINYVKGANIAGFVKIADAMLAQGVV; this is translated from the coding sequence ATGATCGAATCCGTCGAAGACTTCCTTGCGCGCCTGAAACAGCGCGACCCGGCCCAACCTGAATTCCACCAAGCAGTGGAAGAAGTATTGCGCAGCCTCTGGCCTTTCCTTGAAGCCAATCCGCATTACCTTCAGGCAGGTATCCTTGAGCGTATGGTCGAACCGGAGCGTGCAATTCTGTTCCGCGTGTCATGGGTCGACGATTCCGGCAAGGTCCACGTCAACCGCGGCTACCGCATCCAGATGAGCAGTGCCATCGGTCCGTACAAGGGCGGCCTGCGTTTCCACCGCTCAGTAAACCTGGGCGTACTCAAGTTCCTGGCATTCGAACAGGTATTCAAGAATTCCCTGACCTCGTTGCCCATGGGCGGCGGCAAGGGTGGTTCGGACTTCGATCCGAAGGGCAAGAGCGACGCCGAAGTCATGCGCTTCTGCCAAGCCTTCATGAGCGAACTGTACCGTCACATCGGCGCAGACCTGGACGTGCCTGCCGGTGACATCGGTGTCGGTGCCCGCGAGATCGGCTACATGTTCGGTCAGTACAAGCGCCTGGCCAACCAGTTCACTTCAGTGCTCACCGGCAAGGGCATGACCTACGGTGGCAGCCTGATTCGTCCCGAAGCCACCGGCTATGGCTGCGTGTACTTCGCCGAAGAAATGCTCAAGCGCCAAGACCTGCGTATCGACGGTCGCCGTGTGGCCATCTCCGGTTCCGGTAACGTTGCCCAGTACGCTGCGCGCAAAGTCATGGACCTGGGTGGCAAAGTCATTTCGCTGTCCGACTCCGAAGGCACCCTGTACTGCGAAGCGGGCATGACCGACGAGCAGTGGGACGCAGTGATGGAGCTGAAAAACGTCAAGCGTGGCCGTATCAGCGAACTTGCCGAGCGTTTCGGTCTGGAATTTCTCAAGGGTCAAACCCCATGGAGTCTGACTTGCGACATCGCTCTGCCATGTGCAACCCAGAACGAGCTCAATGGTGAAGACGCCCGTACTCTGCTGCGCAATGGCTGCATCTGTGTGGCCGAAGGCGCGAACATGCCGACCACCCTCGACGCTGTGGATATCTTCATCGACGCCGGCATTCTCTTCGCCCCAGGCAAGGCGTCCAACGCTGGCGGTGTGGCTGTGAGCGGTCTGGAAATGTCGCAGAACGCCATGCGCCTGTTGTGGACCGCTGGTGAGGTAGACAGCAAGCTGCACAACATCATGCAGTCGATCCACCACGCCTGTGTTCACTACGGTGAGGAAAATGGCCGGATCAACTACGTGAAAGGCGCCAACATCGCCGGCTTCGTTAAAATTGCCGACGCCATGCTGGCCCAGGGTGTGGTTTAA
- a CDS encoding FKBP-type peptidyl-prolyl cis-trans isomerase, which yields MSEINLSTDETRVSYGIGRQLGGQLRDNPPPGVNLDAILAGLTDAFNGKDSRVSEEDLSASFKVIREVMQAEAAAKAEAAAGEGKAFLAENAKRDGITTLASGLQFEVLTAGEGAKPSRDDSVRTHYHGTLIDGTVFDSSYERGQPAEFPVGGVIAGWTEALQLMNAGSKWRLYVPSELAYGAQGVGSIPPHSVLVFDVELLDVL from the coding sequence ATGTCCGAAATCAACCTGTCTACCGACGAAACGCGCGTCAGCTACGGCATCGGCCGTCAGCTGGGTGGCCAACTGCGCGACAACCCGCCACCGGGCGTTAACCTGGACGCCATCCTGGCCGGCCTGACCGACGCATTCAACGGCAAAGACAGCCGCGTCAGTGAAGAAGACCTGTCGGCCAGCTTCAAGGTCATCCGTGAAGTGATGCAAGCTGAAGCTGCTGCCAAGGCCGAAGCGGCTGCGGGTGAAGGCAAAGCGTTCCTGGCCGAGAACGCCAAGCGTGATGGCATCACCACCCTGGCTTCGGGTCTGCAGTTCGAAGTGCTGACCGCAGGCGAAGGCGCCAAGCCAAGCCGCGACGACAGCGTTCGCACTCACTACCACGGCACCCTGATCGACGGCACCGTCTTCGACAGCTCCTACGAACGTGGCCAGCCAGCAGAATTCCCGGTTGGCGGCGTGATCGCAGGCTGGACCGAAGCGCTGCAACTGATGAATGCCGGCAGCAAGTGGCGCCTGTACGTTCCGAGCGAGCTGGCTTACGGCGCTCAGGGCGTTGGCAGCATTCCGCCGCACAGCGTACTGGTATTCGACGTCGAGCTGCTGGACGTCCTGTAA
- a CDS encoding DUF3015 domain-containing protein gives MKRILLGTLFTAVSLNAMAQAPGGPDCGWGNMLFEGQRGTPAHFLASTTNGTSGNATFGMTSGTNGCSTNAALTYGGKSWFAMNGMMNELSEDMAKGQGEALTTYAVVLGVAPEDRAHFATVTHQHFQEIFKTADVTAEDVHTNTLAILKSDPRLAKYATQA, from the coding sequence ATGAAACGGATTCTTCTGGGTACTCTGTTCACCGCGGTCTCTCTCAACGCCATGGCCCAGGCCCCTGGCGGACCTGACTGCGGCTGGGGCAACATGCTGTTCGAGGGCCAACGAGGCACACCGGCCCACTTCCTCGCATCCACCACCAACGGCACCTCTGGCAACGCCACGTTCGGCATGACCTCGGGCACCAATGGCTGCTCGACCAATGCAGCGCTGACCTATGGCGGTAAATCCTGGTTCGCCATGAACGGGATGATGAACGAGCTCTCCGAAGACATGGCCAAGGGCCAGGGTGAAGCCCTGACCACCTACGCCGTGGTACTCGGCGTAGCCCCAGAAGACCGTGCGCACTTTGCCACTGTCACCCATCAACACTTCCAGGAAATCTTCAAGACTGCAGATGTGACCGCCGAAGATGTCCACACCAACACACTGGCCATTCTGAAAAGCGATCCACGCCTGGCCAAATACGCAACCCAGGCTTAA
- a CDS encoding bifunctional diguanylate cyclase/phosphodiesterase produces the protein MTNLSQPKSLRKPSSASGSPLRGSLKSALALLVLLLLGLLLWQLVDQYRHTQADEYQHSLDANAELADHMTLNMQLKAQVAKNILQPYHSSPEPTQMPHVLAHLRAQLPALQSVVWIDANEQVLTDSLGSTPDLPTLQELLRLSQGHDFYFSNSADNSQVYLLLRQPGDSPGHWFLRLGSAYYSVLTAHLDRPNHPLWLLENSRTGEIINRHHPAPGSDEPLQSVMLAFLDNSTWQLRGLFDAGLARQQLLPALIGKCVLGLFCALIPLLALVNMRRRQRLLQESRRRYHDIFEGTGVALCVLDLSGLPSLLERHRLRNRQALQQRLAYDRSLRRALLQELKVTEVNQVALQLLGVNCCDGAWQCLVEGNDAGIDGIGVQLLEAVLDNQRQLELEVRLPIADGQDLHLWLMVKFPEQQRDYQAVILSISDITSRKQVELSLLERESFWSDVVRTVPDQLYVQDVQSKQMIFSNRNLGHTLGYDRVQLTQMGERFWEILLHPEDATCYQQIRQQLLDSSGVEQLHCQLRFRHQDQRWRRYDIREQALTRDHNGVVTRIIGVGKDITDQIEASESLRDSEQRYRMLAESISDVIFSTNNQLELNYVSPSVQNVLGYEVEWIFDNGWHSTIANPTQLTGIYNLIERLNRALDDPEQLEQLRTQLPNQLFLFDCLRADGRKIPIELRLVLVWDDQQRFEGILGVGRDISQQRRAEKDLRMAATVFEHSTSAILITDPAGYIVQANEAFSRVSGHAVADVLDQLPSMLTVDEHQEAHLRYVLKQLNQRGTWEGEVWLKRRSGEHYPAWVGITAVLDDEGDLASYVCFFTDISERKASEQRIHRLAYYDALTHLPNRTLFQDRLHTALQQAERQKAWVVLMFLDLDRFKPINDSLGHAAGDRMLKDMAERLLDCVDDDDTVARMGGDEFTLLLQPRASREMALNRAINVAEQILGSLVRPFVLENREFFVTASIGIALSPQDGSELSQLMKNADTAMYHAKERGKNNFQFYQADMNASALERLELESDLRHALEQNEFTLYYQPQFSGDGKRLTGAEALLRWRHPRRGLVPPGDFIPVIEELGLVVDVGDWVLKEACRQLKAWHQAKLRVPKVSVNISARQFSDGQLGERIATILKDTGLPPACLELELTESILMREVHEAMMILDSLKKLGLSIAVDDFGTGYSSLNYLKQFPIDVLKIDRTFVDGLPEGEQDAQIARAIIAMAHSLNLAVIAEGVETHEQLEFLREHDCDEVQGYLFGRPMPANQFEAQFSNETLFMFE, from the coding sequence TTGACCAATCTCTCTCAGCCGAAATCCCTGCGCAAGCCGTCCAGCGCGTCCGGCTCTCCATTGCGTGGCTCGCTGAAAAGCGCGTTGGCCCTACTGGTCCTGCTGCTGCTCGGATTGCTGCTCTGGCAACTGGTCGACCAGTATCGTCATACCCAGGCCGACGAGTATCAACACAGCCTCGATGCCAATGCCGAGCTGGCCGACCACATGACCTTGAACATGCAACTCAAGGCCCAGGTCGCAAAGAACATTCTGCAGCCTTACCATTCGTCGCCAGAGCCGACTCAAATGCCGCATGTGCTCGCGCACCTGCGTGCACAGTTGCCGGCCTTGCAAAGTGTGGTCTGGATCGACGCAAACGAGCAGGTGCTGACCGACAGCCTAGGCAGCACGCCAGATCTGCCTACGCTGCAGGAGCTTCTGCGCCTGAGCCAAGGCCATGACTTTTACTTCAGCAACTCGGCGGACAATAGCCAAGTCTATTTATTGCTGCGCCAACCCGGCGACTCACCGGGTCATTGGTTCTTGCGCCTGGGATCGGCGTACTACAGCGTGCTGACCGCGCATCTTGATCGCCCCAACCACCCGCTGTGGCTCCTGGAAAACAGCCGTACCGGCGAAATCATCAATCGCCACCATCCCGCCCCGGGCAGCGACGAACCGCTGCAAAGCGTGATGCTGGCCTTTCTGGATAACAGCACCTGGCAGTTGCGCGGGCTGTTCGATGCAGGATTGGCCCGCCAACAACTTCTCCCGGCGTTGATCGGCAAATGCGTGCTGGGCTTGTTCTGCGCGCTTATTCCCTTGCTTGCCCTGGTCAACATGCGACGCCGGCAGCGCCTGCTACAGGAAAGCCGCCGTCGCTATCACGATATTTTCGAAGGGACCGGCGTCGCCCTTTGCGTGCTCGACCTTTCCGGCCTGCCCAGCCTGCTGGAGCGTCATCGCCTGCGCAATCGCCAGGCCCTACAACAGCGCCTGGCATACGATCGCTCGCTCCGCCGCGCCTTGCTGCAGGAACTGAAGGTCACCGAGGTCAACCAGGTGGCCCTGCAATTGCTCGGGGTAAACTGCTGCGACGGAGCCTGGCAATGCCTGGTGGAAGGAAATGACGCCGGTATCGACGGTATTGGCGTGCAACTGCTCGAGGCGGTGCTGGACAACCAGCGACAGCTGGAACTGGAAGTACGCTTGCCGATTGCTGACGGCCAGGACTTGCACCTGTGGTTGATGGTGAAGTTCCCCGAGCAGCAGCGCGACTATCAGGCGGTGATCCTCAGCATCAGTGACATCACCAGTCGTAAACAGGTCGAGCTCTCCTTGCTTGAGCGTGAAAGCTTCTGGTCTGACGTGGTACGCACCGTACCCGACCAGTTGTATGTGCAGGATGTCCAGAGCAAGCAAATGATCTTCAGCAACCGTAATCTGGGCCACACCTTGGGTTACGACCGTGTCCAGCTTACGCAGATGGGCGAACGCTTCTGGGAAATTCTCCTGCATCCGGAAGATGCCACGTGTTATCAGCAGATTCGCCAGCAGTTGCTCGACTCCAGCGGTGTCGAACAACTGCATTGCCAATTGCGCTTCCGCCACCAGGATCAGCGCTGGCGGCGCTATGACATTCGCGAGCAAGCCTTGACCCGCGATCACAATGGCGTGGTTACCCGCATCATCGGCGTGGGCAAGGACATCACCGATCAGATCGAAGCCAGCGAATCGCTGCGCGACAGCGAACAGCGCTATCGCATGCTCGCCGAGAGCATCAGCGACGTCATTTTCTCTACCAACAACCAGTTGGAGCTCAACTACGTCAGCCCCTCGGTGCAGAACGTGCTGGGCTATGAGGTGGAATGGATCTTCGACAACGGCTGGCATTCGACCATCGCCAATCCGACTCAATTGACCGGTATCTACAATCTGATCGAGCGCCTCAACCGGGCCTTGGACGATCCTGAGCAACTGGAGCAATTGCGCACCCAACTGCCGAACCAGTTGTTCCTGTTCGACTGCCTGCGTGCAGACGGTCGCAAGATTCCCATAGAGCTGCGCCTGGTGCTGGTTTGGGACGATCAACAACGTTTTGAAGGTATCCTCGGTGTCGGCCGGGACATAAGCCAGCAGCGTCGGGCCGAAAAAGACCTGCGCATGGCCGCTACAGTATTCGAACACTCGACCTCGGCCATCCTGATCACTGACCCAGCCGGTTATATTGTCCAGGCCAACGAGGCCTTCAGCCGGGTCAGCGGGCATGCCGTGGCTGACGTGCTCGACCAACTGCCAAGCATGCTGACCGTTGACGAACACCAGGAAGCGCACCTGCGCTACGTGCTCAAGCAGCTCAACCAACGCGGCACCTGGGAAGGTGAAGTGTGGCTCAAACGGCGCAGTGGCGAGCACTACCCGGCCTGGGTCGGCATTACTGCGGTTCTCGACGACGAGGGCGACCTGGCCAGCTATGTATGCTTCTTCACCGACATCAGCGAACGCAAAGCCAGTGAGCAACGCATCCATCGCCTGGCCTATTACGACGCCTTGACCCACCTGCCTAACCGCACCTTGTTCCAGGACCGCTTGCACACGGCCCTGCAACAGGCCGAGCGGCAGAAGGCCTGGGTGGTGTTGATGTTCCTTGACCTTGATCGTTTCAAGCCGATCAACGACTCCCTCGGTCACGCCGCCGGCGACCGTATGCTCAAGGACATGGCAGAGCGCCTGCTCGATTGTGTCGATGATGATGACACTGTGGCACGCATGGGCGGCGATGAGTTCACCTTGCTGCTGCAACCCCGAGCGTCGCGAGAAATGGCCCTTAACCGCGCCATCAACGTTGCCGAACAAATTCTGGGCAGCCTGGTACGACCGTTCGTGCTGGAAAATCGCGAGTTCTTTGTCACTGCCAGTATCGGCATCGCCCTGAGTCCTCAGGACGGTAGCGAACTCAGCCAACTGATGAAAAACGCCGACACCGCCATGTACCACGCCAAGGAGCGTGGCAAGAACAACTTCCAGTTCTACCAGGCCGACATGAACGCCAGTGCTCTGGAACGCCTGGAGCTGGAAAGCGACTTGCGCCATGCCCTGGAACAAAACGAATTCACGCTCTACTACCAACCGCAGTTCAGCGGTGACGGCAAGCGCCTGACCGGCGCCGAAGCCCTGCTGCGCTGGCGCCATCCACGACGTGGGCTGGTCCCGCCCGGGGACTTTATCCCGGTTATCGAAGAACTGGGGCTTGTCGTCGATGTGGGCGATTGGGTGCTCAAGGAAGCCTGTCGCCAGCTCAAGGCCTGGCATCAGGCCAAGCTGCGGGTGCCGAAGGTGTCTGTAAACATCTCGGCGCGGCAGTTCTCCGACGGTCAACTGGGCGAGCGCATCGCCACCATTCTCAAGGATACCGGCCTGCCACCGGCATGCCTGGAGCTGGAACTGACCGAAAGTATTCTGATGCGCGAGGTCCACGAGGCCATGATGATCCTCGACAGTCTGAAGAAGCTTGGCCTGAGCATCGCGGTCGACGACTTCGGTACCGGCTACTCGTCACTGAACTACCTAAAACAGTTCCCCATCGATGTGCTGAAGATCGACCGCACCTTCGTCGACGGCTTGCCCGAAGGTGAACAGGATGCGCAGATCGCCCGAGCCATCATCGCCATGGCCCACAGCCTGAACCTGGCAGTAATCGCCGAAGGCGTCGAAACCCATGAGCAATTGGAGTTTTTGCGCGAACACGATTGCGACGAAGTACAGGGTTATCTGTTCGGACGGCCGATGCCGGCCAACCAGTTCGAAGCGCAGTTCAGCAACGAGACCCTGTTCATGTTCGAGTAA
- a CDS encoding DUF6482 family protein, producing MNLQQLNTEAKAGHVEELNLIAIEGGDFILEARVKGHAHPLSDTQGQRLKVHSVVDAQRLLNGLPAVPVHLVHWSMDDEMCGGSSAGDGDMKIPMPRRSAW from the coding sequence ATGAACCTTCAACAACTGAACACTGAGGCCAAGGCCGGTCATGTGGAAGAGCTCAACCTGATTGCCATCGAAGGCGGCGACTTCATTCTTGAGGCCCGTGTCAAAGGCCATGCCCACCCCCTTTCCGATACGCAGGGGCAGCGTCTGAAAGTGCATTCGGTGGTCGATGCGCAACGTCTGCTCAATGGTTTGCCTGCCGTGCCTGTGCACCTTGTCCATTGGTCGATGGATGACGAGATGTGCGGAGGAAGCAGTGCCGGCGATGGCGATATGAAAATACCGATGCCGCGACGTTCCGCCTGGTAG
- a CDS encoding zinc ribbon domain-containing protein YjdM, protein MSTLPPCPKCNSEYTYEDGVQLICPECAHEWSAAGETEAASDEAVKKDSVGNVLQDGDTITVIKDLKVKGTSLVVKVGTKVKNIRLCDGDHDIDCKIDGIGPMKLKSEFVRKV, encoded by the coding sequence GTGAGCACTTTGCCACCCTGCCCTAAATGCAACTCCGAATACACCTACGAAGATGGCGTCCAACTGATCTGCCCCGAGTGTGCACACGAGTGGTCCGCCGCTGGTGAAACCGAGGCAGCCAGCGATGAAGCGGTCAAGAAGGATTCGGTTGGCAACGTTCTTCAGGACGGCGATACCATCACGGTGATCAAGGACTTGAAAGTCAAAGGTACCTCACTGGTGGTCAAGGTCGGCACCAAGGTCAAGAACATCCGCCTGTGCGACGGCGACCACGACATCGATTGCAAGATCGACGGCATCGGCCCGATGAAGCTGAAGTCCGAGTTCGTCCGCAAGGTCTGA
- a CDS encoding polyprenyl synthetase family protein, with translation MQPQAFYRAVADDFSAVDEIIKKQLTSRVPLVSKIGDYITSAGGKRLRPLLVLLCGKALGREGDDVRLLAATIEFLHTATLLHDDVVDMSGMRRGRSTANALWGNAPSVLVGDFLYSRSFEMMVELGSMPVMQILSKATRVIAEGEVLQLSKVRDASTTEEVYMDVIRGKTAMLFEASTHSAAALAQATPEQSEALRTFGDHLGVAFQLVDDLLDYKGDAQTLGKNVGDDLAEGKPTLPLIYTMREGTPEQAALVRQAIQKGGIEDLESIRAAVEASGSLDYTAQLARDYVARAITCLEVLPASEYRDALVELSEFAVARTH, from the coding sequence ATGCAACCCCAAGCTTTCTACCGTGCGGTAGCGGATGACTTCAGCGCCGTTGACGAGATTATCAAGAAACAGCTGACTTCGCGTGTACCGCTGGTATCGAAAATCGGCGACTACATCACTTCAGCTGGTGGCAAGCGCTTGCGCCCGTTGCTGGTGCTGCTGTGTGGCAAAGCCCTTGGTCGCGAAGGCGACGACGTGCGCCTGCTGGCCGCCACCATCGAATTCCTGCACACCGCCACTTTACTGCATGACGACGTCGTCGACATGTCCGGCATGCGCCGCGGCCGTTCCACGGCCAACGCCCTGTGGGGCAACGCACCCAGTGTGCTGGTGGGTGACTTCCTCTATTCGCGCTCGTTCGAAATGATGGTCGAACTGGGCTCGATGCCGGTCATGCAGATCCTCTCCAAGGCTACTCGCGTGATCGCCGAAGGCGAAGTCCTGCAGCTATCGAAGGTACGCGACGCCAGCACCACCGAAGAGGTCTACATGGACGTCATTCGCGGCAAGACCGCGATGTTGTTCGAAGCGTCGACCCACAGCGCCGCTGCCCTGGCCCAGGCGACGCCTGAGCAGAGCGAGGCCTTGCGCACCTTCGGTGATCACCTCGGTGTCGCATTCCAACTAGTCGACGACCTGCTCGACTACAAGGGCGATGCACAGACCCTGGGCAAGAACGTCGGCGACGATCTGGCCGAAGGCAAGCCAACCTTGCCACTGATCTACACCATGCGTGAAGGCACCCCCGAACAGGCGGCCCTGGTACGCCAGGCCATCCAGAAAGGCGGCATCGAAGACCTCGAGAGCATCCGTGCAGCGGTGGAAGCCTCTGGCTCGCTGGATTACACCGCGCAATTGGCCCGCGACTATGTAGCCCGTGCCATCACCTGCCTGGAAGTGCTGCCAGCCAGCGAATACCGCGACGCCCTGGTGGAACTGAGCGAATTCGCAGTCGCCCGTACCCACTGA
- a CDS encoding Lon protease family protein, whose translation MPDPVAASLRLAPEALTRPFSAEQFAFSTTNDLEPFRGVLGQERAVEALQFGVAMPRPGYNVFVMGEPGTGRFSFVKRYLKAEGKRLQTPSDWVYVNNFDDPREPRALELPPGSAGSFICDIGGLIDNLLATFPAVFEHPSYQQKKSAIDRAFNQRYDRALDVIERASLEKDVALYRDSSNVAFTPMADGKALDEAEFAQLPEALRERFHDDIADLEERLNEELASLPQWKRESNNQLRQLNEETITLALQPLLAPLSEKYAENAAVCAYLQAVQVYLLRTVVEQLVDDSKTDAQARKLLEEQYAPSLVVGHHVSGGAPVVFEPHPTYDNLFGRIEYSTDQGALYTTYRQLRPGALHRANGGFLILEAEKMLGEPFVWDALKRALQSRKLKMESPLGEYGRLATVTLNPQMLPLNIKVVIIGSRQLYYALQDHDPDFQEMFRVLVDFDEDIPMVDESLEQFAQLLKTRTSEEGMAPLTGDAVARLATYSARLAENQGRLSARIGDLFQLVSEADFIRHLASDDMTDVGHIERALKAKATRTGRVSARILDDMLAGIILIDTEGAAVGKCNGLTVLEVGDSAFGVPARISATVYPGGSGIVDIEREVNLGQPIHSKGVMILTGYLGSRYAQEFPLAISASIALEQSYGYVDGDSASLGEACTLISALSKTPLKQCFAITGSINQFGEVQAVGGVNEKIEGFFRLCEARGLTGEQGAIIPRANVATLMLDERVLQAVRAGMFHVYAVSQADEALSLLVGEPAGEPNAEGEFPEGSVNARVVERLRVIAEMISEEDLKEAEKEQAELALAQVKSS comes from the coding sequence ATGCCCGATCCTGTTGCTGCGAGCCTGCGTCTTGCGCCAGAAGCCTTGACCCGGCCGTTTTCCGCCGAACAGTTCGCCTTTTCCACCACCAATGATCTGGAGCCTTTTCGCGGTGTGCTTGGCCAGGAACGTGCTGTCGAAGCCTTGCAGTTCGGCGTCGCCATGCCTCGTCCTGGGTACAACGTATTTGTCATGGGTGAGCCCGGTACCGGGCGATTCTCGTTCGTCAAACGTTACCTCAAGGCCGAAGGCAAGCGCTTGCAGACGCCCTCGGATTGGGTCTACGTCAACAATTTCGATGACCCTCGTGAACCCCGGGCCCTGGAACTGCCGCCAGGCAGCGCAGGATCGTTCATTTGTGACATTGGCGGTTTGATCGACAATTTGCTGGCAACCTTTCCGGCTGTGTTTGAGCATCCGTCCTACCAGCAGAAGAAAAGCGCCATCGACCGCGCTTTCAACCAGCGATACGACCGCGCGCTGGATGTGATCGAGCGCGCGTCGCTGGAGAAAGACGTAGCCCTGTACCGTGACAGCAGCAACGTTGCCTTTACGCCGATGGCCGATGGCAAGGCGCTGGATGAAGCGGAGTTTGCGCAGTTGCCAGAGGCCCTGCGCGAGCGCTTTCACGACGATATCGCTGATCTGGAGGAGCGCCTCAACGAAGAACTCGCCAGCCTGCCGCAGTGGAAGCGTGAGTCGAACAATCAGCTGCGTCAGCTGAACGAGGAAACCATTACCCTGGCGCTGCAGCCATTGTTGGCGCCGCTGTCGGAAAAGTACGCGGAGAATGCGGCCGTCTGCGCTTACCTGCAGGCCGTGCAGGTGTATCTGTTGCGCACAGTGGTCGAGCAACTGGTCGATGACAGCAAGACCGACGCCCAGGCGCGCAAGCTCCTGGAAGAGCAATATGCCCCGAGTCTGGTGGTTGGCCATCACGTCAGTGGTGGTGCGCCGGTAGTGTTCGAGCCGCACCCGACCTATGACAATCTGTTTGGCCGGATCGAATACAGCACTGACCAGGGCGCCTTGTACACCACCTATCGTCAGTTGCGTCCTGGCGCCTTGCATCGGGCCAACGGTGGGTTCCTGATTCTTGAAGCCGAGAAGATGCTTGGCGAGCCCTTTGTCTGGGACGCCCTGAAGCGAGCCCTGCAGTCGCGCAAGCTGAAAATGGAGTCGCCGTTGGGTGAGTACGGCCGTTTGGCTACCGTCACCCTCAATCCGCAAATGTTGCCGCTGAACATCAAGGTCGTGATCATCGGTTCGCGCCAGCTCTATTACGCCCTGCAAGACCACGACCCGGACTTCCAGGAGATGTTCCGGGTGCTGGTGGACTTCGATGAAGACATTCCAATGGTCGATGAAAGCCTGGAGCAGTTCGCTCAGTTGCTCAAGACCCGCACCAGCGAAGAGGGCATGGCGCCGCTCACCGGGGATGCCGTGGCGCGGCTGGCGACCTACAGCGCGCGCCTGGCCGAAAATCAGGGGCGCCTGTCAGCGCGTATTGGCGACTTGTTCCAGTTGGTCAGTGAGGCAGACTTCATTCGCCACCTGGCCAGCGACGATATGACCGATGTCGGTCATATCGAGCGGGCGCTGAAGGCCAAGGCTACCCGTACCGGTCGGGTGTCGGCGCGAATTCTCGACGACATGCTGGCCGGCATCATCCTCATCGATACCGAAGGGGCCGCTGTAGGCAAATGCAACGGTCTTACCGTGCTGGAGGTCGGGGATTCGGCCTTTGGTGTGCCGGCGCGCATTTCCGCTACGGTCTATCCAGGTGGCAGCGGAATTGTCGATATCGAACGCGAGGTCAACCTTGGCCAACCGATTCACTCCAAAGGAGTAATGATCCTCACCGGGTATCTGGGAAGCCGTTATGCCCAGGAATTCCCGCTGGCGATTTCGGCAAGTATTGCCCTGGAGCAGTCCTACGGATATGTGGACGGTGACAGTGCATCGCTGGGTGAAGCCTGCACTCTGATTTCAGCCCTGTCGAAGACGCCACTCAAGCAGTGCTTCGCGATCACCGGTTCGATCAACCAGTTCGGCGAAGTACAGGCGGTCGGTGGGGTCAACGAGAAAATCGAAGGCTTCTTCCGGCTCTGTGAAGCACGAGGACTGACGGGCGAGCAGGGGGCGATCATCCCGCGCGCCAACGTTGCCACGCTGATGCTGGATGAGCGGGTTCTGCAGGCCGTACGTGCTGGCATGTTCCATGTCTACGCGGTAAGCCAGGCCGACGAAGCCTTGAGCCTGCTGGTAGGCGAGCCTGCTGGCGAGCCGAATGCCGAGGGCGAATTCCCTGAAGGCAGTGTCAACGCCCGTGTAGTCGAACGCCTGCGAGTGATTGCCGAGATGATCAGCGAGGAAGACCTCAAGGAGGCCGAGAAAGAGCAGGCCGAACTGGCCTTGGCCCAGGTCAAATCGTCCTGA
- a CDS encoding TIGR00645 family protein — translation MERIIENAMYASRWLLAPIYFGLSLGLLALALKFFQEIFHVLPNIFSLAEADLILVILSLIDMALVGGLLVMVMISGYENFVSQLDIDEDKEKLNWLGKMDSSSLKMKVAASIVAISSIHLLRVFMDARNIETEYLMWYVIIHMTFVVSAFAMGYLDKLTKH, via the coding sequence ATGGAACGTATTATCGAAAATGCGATGTATGCCTCGCGCTGGCTGCTCGCTCCGATCTATTTTGGTCTGTCGTTGGGCCTGCTGGCGCTAGCACTGAAGTTCTTCCAGGAGATCTTCCATGTATTGCCCAATATCTTTTCCCTGGCTGAAGCCGACCTCATCCTGGTGATCCTGTCCTTGATCGACATGGCGCTGGTGGGCGGGCTGCTGGTGATGGTGATGATTTCCGGCTACGAGAACTTTGTCTCGCAACTGGACATTGATGAGGACAAGGAAAAGCTCAATTGGCTGGGCAAGATGGACTCATCTTCGTTGAAGATGAAGGTTGCAGCGTCGATCGTGGCAATTTCCTCGATCCATCTGTTGCGGGTGTTCATGGATGCACGCAACATCGAGACCGAATACTTGATGTGGTATGTGATCATCCACATGACTTTCGTAGTGTCGGCATTCGCCATGGGCTATCTGGATAAGCTGACCAAGCACTGA